From one Luteolibacter sp. SL250 genomic stretch:
- a CDS encoding outer membrane beta-barrel protein codes for MKPLTSVIIASALALPAFAGEPASAPISYQSAEPEWSWTGFYMGVQVGGAFNTGDNGDLEFDGGPGTAGPDGNFDEVIPAFGNNFDGSFDSSFTGGLFAGYDHQFGRFVLGGVIDANFADIRQRQSGFSATPAFYHEDREIDFMATGRLRFGYAFNDRVMAYVTGGLAYANVDYDFKSNTPATVASRGGDSSQFGYVVGLGFEARVTRNISLGLEYLYTNLGDDNYRTNLSGVGAFAPSTDTRGSDRDFDYHMIQAKLAYRF; via the coding sequence ATGAAACCGCTGACATCAGTCATCATCGCATCCGCACTCGCACTGCCTGCATTTGCGGGTGAACCCGCCTCCGCCCCGATCTCCTATCAATCCGCCGAGCCCGAATGGAGCTGGACCGGATTCTACATGGGTGTGCAGGTCGGCGGTGCTTTCAACACCGGCGACAATGGCGACCTTGAGTTTGACGGAGGCCCGGGGACCGCCGGTCCGGATGGCAACTTCGATGAAGTGATCCCCGCCTTCGGAAACAACTTCGACGGGAGCTTTGACTCGAGCTTCACGGGCGGCCTTTTCGCTGGTTACGACCATCAGTTCGGGCGGTTCGTCCTTGGCGGAGTGATCGACGCGAACTTCGCGGACATCAGGCAGCGCCAGAGCGGCTTCTCCGCCACACCGGCATTCTACCACGAGGATCGGGAGATCGACTTCATGGCCACAGGCCGCCTTCGCTTCGGCTATGCGTTCAACGACCGCGTGATGGCGTATGTCACGGGGGGTCTGGCCTACGCGAACGTGGACTATGATTTCAAGTCGAACACCCCCGCCACCGTTGCCAGCCGCGGCGGAGACAGCAGCCAGTTCGGCTATGTGGTCGGCCTCGGCTTTGAAGCCCGAGTCACCCGCAACATCTCGCTGGGTCTGGAGTATCTCTACACCAACCTGGGTGACGACAACTACAGGACAAACCTCAGCGGTGTCGGTGCATTCGCGCCTTCCACGGACACCCGTGGCTCCGACCGTGACTTCGACTACCACATGATCCAGGCGAAACTCGCCTACCGCTTCTGA
- a CDS encoding ABC transporter ATP-binding protein has product MSAPLLELDKATIRFGGLTAVSELSLTVGEGELIGLIGPNGAGKTTAFNMITGVYQPTSGTIRLEGRCTRGVKPSKLADLGIARTFQNIRLFKSLSVIDNIRVAARLHNPQGYFGALWRGRGWKKCEAETEKHALELLEIFKLARFRDEEATSLPYGDQRRLEIVRALATRPKLLLLDEPAAGMNPSEKDDLMHLIHFIKERYNLAVLLVEHDMKVVMGICQRIAVLEYGRKIAEGTPKEIQCHPKVIEAYLGAAATPIEAAHA; this is encoded by the coding sequence ATGAGCGCCCCTCTTCTGGAACTCGACAAGGCGACGATCCGCTTCGGCGGCCTGACCGCCGTTAGCGAACTTTCCCTCACCGTGGGGGAAGGGGAGCTCATCGGCCTCATCGGACCGAACGGCGCGGGCAAGACCACCGCCTTCAACATGATCACGGGCGTCTATCAGCCCACGTCCGGGACCATCCGTCTGGAAGGGCGCTGCACCCGCGGGGTGAAGCCCAGCAAGCTGGCCGACCTCGGCATCGCCCGCACCTTCCAGAACATCCGTCTCTTCAAATCGCTCAGCGTCATCGACAATATCCGCGTCGCCGCACGCCTGCACAATCCCCAGGGCTACTTCGGCGCGCTGTGGCGTGGCCGGGGCTGGAAGAAGTGCGAGGCGGAGACCGAGAAGCACGCGCTCGAACTGCTGGAGATCTTCAAGCTCGCCCGCTTCCGTGACGAGGAGGCGACATCACTGCCCTACGGTGACCAGCGCCGTCTGGAGATCGTCCGTGCCCTCGCCACCCGGCCGAAGCTCCTTCTGCTCGACGAACCGGCTGCTGGCATGAACCCGTCCGAAAAGGACGATCTCATGCACCTCATCCATTTCATCAAGGAGCGCTACAACCTGGCCGTCCTGCTGGTGGAGCATGACATGAAGGTTGTCATGGGCATCTGCCAGCGCATCGCCGTCCTCGAATACGGCCGCAAGATCGCCGAGGGCACGCCGAAGGAAATCCAGTGCCACCCGAAGGTCATCGAGGCCTATCTTGGCGCCGCAGCAACCCCCATCGAAGCCGCCCATGCTTGA
- the hrpA gene encoding ATP-dependent RNA helicase HrpA: protein MSEFTGRWNYPAELPVVEHRDEIIAAVRAHRVVVVVSETGSGKTTQLPKMVAEALGPDGGRVGCTQPRRIAAASVAKRVAEELRVPLGGFVGYQVRFEDKTTRDTRIKFMTDGILLAETQGDRSLKQYGALIIDEAHERSLNIDFLLGYLKQLLDRRKDLKIVISSATLDAGAFAAFFGHGTPVIEAPGRMFPVAEFFLPPKDDEELPQHVARAVDDLTVMEPQGDVLVFLPGEREIRECADVLEGRQYRGTEVRPLFARLGLGDQQRVFQPGNKRRLVLATNVAETSLTIPRIACVVDTGIARVSRWSPGKGVQRLQIEPVSQASARQRKGRCGRVRDGVCVRLYEESELLERPEFTDPEIRRSSLAGVILRMKALGLPEIDEFPFLDPPAAKAVSEGYRTLREVGALDKEKQLTESGWEMARLPVDPRLGRMLIEARKEGCLAEVLPIVAALESNDPKERPAEKAREADAAHARWKDAESDFTGILRMWKDVSAFRDDRGRWRMNALRKFCGPLFLNARRAVEWGNVAGELQDLLEREWKVKIGAMGKDFAGQGSYATIHKALLSGVPRQFGLWDRENKAYRSAGGGFFAVFPGSGLFGAPKRWEWVMAMELVETSKLYARRVARIDPQWVEEVAPHLCTSRYGEAHWDEGQGAVYGKQTVICGGLPVVAGRRVHYGRVDPKAAHGIFLREGVVGGGLKRKCRFLDRMEELREELQLIEQKLRRPGGLWSDDAVLRFFEERVPGEINTAAGFHKWREKHEDNLIMSVGDVVAEDLEYLGLDGYPDMVRHDGNEYAIYYHAAAGERDDGVTLGVHVDQLPGLPDWLPPWGVDGDLEERAEILLRSLPKDFRRVCQPIASVAQGFAELWKAAPKDRPLYQAMVEYVKDRTGAFVPAGDFDASRLPPHLVTKIWVCDDDGGELAMGEDVSVLKLQLADRMRVRFEAAANADVERRGISSWDGESLPELVMTPGGPAYPALVDEGKSVGVRAYTDPVEAAESHRAGGARLLWLAHQDQVNYLKKKFPLGMMAKVEMPRLGVGGTSLEDLILLCAEGAAGGAFPRSPQDFAAMKEKARGRWYDAAAVIGMALDEIFEILPEIRTWIDRNKGDRNYGEIAEDLEEELTWLFRGRFAWRAGFSGLRDYPRRLKAMRARLDRVSSLPIVKDLEKMDKMRRLWSPWYEAWMHAPEEPRLWPHGWMLEELRVSIFAPEIPTVVKVSEKRVEEAWAKLK from the coding sequence ATGAGCGAATTTACAGGAAGGTGGAATTACCCGGCGGAGCTGCCGGTGGTGGAGCATCGGGATGAGATCATCGCGGCGGTGCGGGCGCACCGTGTGGTGGTGGTGGTGAGTGAGACGGGATCCGGAAAGACGACCCAGCTCCCGAAGATGGTGGCGGAGGCACTGGGGCCGGATGGCGGCCGGGTCGGTTGCACGCAGCCGCGGCGGATCGCGGCGGCCAGCGTGGCGAAGCGGGTTGCGGAGGAACTCAGGGTGCCGCTCGGTGGGTTCGTCGGTTACCAGGTGAGGTTCGAGGACAAGACCACGCGGGACACGCGGATCAAGTTCATGACGGATGGCATCCTGCTCGCGGAGACGCAGGGTGACCGCAGCCTGAAGCAATATGGTGCGCTCATCATCGACGAGGCGCATGAGCGGTCTCTCAACATCGACTTCCTCCTGGGCTACCTGAAGCAACTGCTGGACCGGCGGAAGGACCTGAAAATCGTGATCTCTTCCGCGACGCTGGATGCGGGTGCCTTCGCCGCGTTCTTCGGCCATGGCACGCCGGTCATCGAGGCTCCGGGCCGCATGTTTCCGGTGGCGGAGTTTTTCCTGCCGCCGAAGGATGACGAGGAGCTGCCGCAGCATGTGGCGCGTGCGGTGGATGACCTTACGGTGATGGAGCCGCAGGGGGACGTGCTGGTCTTCCTGCCCGGCGAGCGTGAGATCCGCGAGTGCGCGGACGTGCTGGAGGGCAGGCAATACCGTGGCACGGAGGTGCGGCCACTTTTCGCGCGGCTCGGGCTGGGCGACCAGCAGCGGGTTTTCCAACCGGGGAACAAGCGGCGGCTGGTGCTGGCGACGAACGTCGCGGAGACCTCGCTGACCATTCCCCGCATCGCCTGCGTGGTGGACACGGGCATCGCGCGGGTGAGCCGCTGGAGTCCGGGAAAGGGCGTGCAACGCCTGCAGATCGAGCCGGTGAGCCAGGCCAGCGCGCGGCAGCGGAAGGGCCGCTGCGGCCGCGTGCGGGATGGCGTCTGCGTGCGCCTCTATGAGGAAAGCGAGCTGCTGGAGCGGCCGGAATTCACGGACCCGGAGATCCGCCGCAGCTCGCTGGCGGGTGTCATCCTGCGGATGAAAGCGCTGGGACTGCCGGAGATCGACGAGTTTCCATTTCTCGACCCACCTGCGGCGAAGGCGGTGTCGGAGGGCTACCGCACGCTGCGGGAGGTCGGCGCGCTGGACAAGGAGAAGCAGCTCACGGAATCCGGCTGGGAGATGGCGCGCCTGCCGGTCGATCCGCGGCTGGGGCGCATGCTGATCGAAGCTAGGAAGGAAGGTTGCCTGGCCGAGGTGCTGCCCATCGTGGCGGCGCTGGAGTCGAACGATCCGAAGGAACGCCCGGCGGAGAAGGCGCGGGAGGCGGATGCGGCGCATGCGCGCTGGAAGGATGCGGAGAGTGACTTTACCGGCATCCTGCGGATGTGGAAGGACGTCTCCGCATTCCGTGATGATCGCGGACGTTGGCGCATGAACGCGCTGCGGAAATTCTGCGGGCCGCTTTTCCTCAACGCACGCCGCGCGGTGGAGTGGGGGAACGTGGCTGGGGAACTGCAGGATCTGCTGGAGCGCGAATGGAAGGTGAAGATCGGCGCCATGGGCAAGGACTTCGCCGGTCAGGGAAGCTATGCCACCATCCACAAGGCGCTGCTCTCCGGGGTGCCGCGGCAGTTCGGTCTGTGGGATCGGGAGAACAAGGCCTACCGCAGTGCGGGTGGCGGGTTTTTCGCCGTGTTCCCCGGCTCGGGACTTTTCGGTGCGCCGAAGCGCTGGGAGTGGGTGATGGCGATGGAACTGGTGGAGACATCGAAGCTCTACGCCCGCCGTGTCGCCAGGATCGATCCACAGTGGGTGGAGGAAGTCGCGCCTCATCTCTGCACCAGCCGTTACGGTGAAGCGCATTGGGACGAAGGCCAGGGCGCGGTGTATGGAAAGCAGACGGTCATCTGCGGCGGCTTGCCGGTGGTGGCCGGGCGTCGCGTTCATTACGGACGTGTGGATCCCAAGGCCGCGCACGGCATTTTTCTCCGCGAGGGAGTGGTCGGTGGCGGGCTGAAGAGGAAGTGCCGCTTCCTGGACCGCATGGAGGAGCTGCGGGAGGAACTCCAGCTCATCGAACAGAAGCTGCGCCGTCCGGGCGGGTTGTGGAGCGATGATGCGGTGCTGCGGTTCTTCGAAGAACGTGTGCCCGGCGAGATCAACACGGCGGCGGGCTTCCACAAGTGGCGGGAGAAGCATGAGGACAATCTCATCATGTCCGTTGGTGACGTGGTGGCGGAGGATCTGGAATACCTGGGGTTGGACGGCTACCCGGACATGGTGCGCCATGACGGTAATGAGTATGCCATCTACTACCATGCCGCTGCCGGAGAACGGGATGATGGCGTGACGCTGGGCGTCCATGTGGACCAACTGCCGGGCCTGCCGGACTGGCTGCCCCCATGGGGCGTGGACGGGGATCTGGAGGAACGCGCGGAGATCCTGCTGCGCTCTTTGCCAAAGGATTTCCGGCGCGTATGCCAGCCCATCGCCTCCGTGGCGCAGGGTTTCGCGGAACTGTGGAAAGCCGCTCCGAAGGATCGTCCGCTGTATCAGGCGATGGTCGAGTACGTGAAAGATCGTACAGGAGCGTTCGTTCCTGCGGGGGATTTCGACGCCTCCCGCCTGCCACCACATCTGGTGACGAAGATCTGGGTCTGTGACGATGATGGCGGCGAGCTGGCGATGGGCGAGGATGTGTCGGTGCTGAAGCTGCAGCTCGCCGACCGCATGCGCGTGCGTTTCGAAGCGGCGGCGAATGCGGATGTCGAGCGGCGGGGCATCAGTTCATGGGATGGTGAGAGCCTGCCCGAGCTGGTGATGACTCCGGGCGGACCCGCCTATCCGGCACTGGTGGATGAGGGGAAGTCGGTGGGTGTCCGTGCCTATACCGATCCGGTCGAAGCGGCGGAATCCCACCGTGCGGGCGGCGCGCGGCTGCTTTGGCTGGCCCACCAGGACCAGGTGAACTATTTGAAGAAAAAGTTCCCCCTCGGCATGATGGCGAAGGTGGAGATGCCGCGCCTCGGCGTGGGCGGAACCTCACTGGAGGATCTGATCCTGCTTTGCGCGGAAGGCGCGGCGGGAGGCGCTTTCCCCCGGTCACCGCAGGATTTCGCGGCCATGAAGGAAAAGGCACGCGGGCGCTGGTATGATGCCGCCGCGGTCATCGGCATGGCGCTCGATGAGATCTTCGAGATCCTGCCTGAGATCCGGACATGGATCGACCGGAACAAAGGCGATCGCAACTATGGTGAGATCGCGGAGGATCTGGAGGAGGAATTGACATGGCTCTTCCGTGGCAGGTTCGCGTGGCGTGCGGGCTTCTCCGGGCTGCGTGACTACCCGCGCAGGCTGAAGGCGATGCGCGCGCGGCTGGACCGTGTTTCGTCCCTGCCCATCGTGAAGGATCTGGAGAAGATGGACAAGATGCGGCGGCTGTGGTCGCCGTGGTATGAAGCATGGATGCACGCGCCGGAGGAACCTCGCCTGTGGCCGCACGGCTGGATGCTGGAGGAGCTGCGTGTATCCATCTTCGCCCCGGAAATTCCCACTGTTGTAAAGGTGTCCGAAAAGCGGGTGGAGGAAGCATGGGCGAAGCTCAAGTAA
- a CDS encoding branched-chain amino acid ABC transporter permease: MPFPGAKRWLFVGIVLSIVASYLAPQFNRYYLGVWTDVGIAIILATSLNLINGYTGQFSLGHAGFMAVGGYFSAWLSLKAGAAVVDEFWFFPLALIAGGLLAAGVGFLVGVPSLRLRGDYLAIVTLGFGEIIRVIAQNTQAVGAASGLKGIPKLTTLGWTFGLAAVTIYAVTALVNSTYGRGFVAVCDDEIAAESNGVNTTRTKVTAFVTGAFFAGIAGGLYAHHKQFLSPVGFGWLKSIDIVVMVILGGALGELIEGSLRIFCGRVPLKGLWATLGIVSSATLLTWLPELLREFSEYRMIVYALLIILLMLLSPAWLFSRIKLRREAKLS, encoded by the coding sequence ATGCCTTTTCCCGGAGCAAAACGCTGGCTGTTCGTTGGCATCGTCCTTTCGATCGTCGCCTCCTACCTGGCCCCGCAGTTCAACCGCTACTACCTGGGGGTCTGGACGGATGTGGGCATCGCCATCATCCTGGCCACCAGCCTCAATCTCATCAACGGTTACACCGGCCAGTTCAGCCTTGGCCATGCCGGATTCATGGCGGTGGGTGGCTATTTTTCCGCGTGGTTGTCCCTGAAAGCGGGAGCTGCCGTGGTGGATGAGTTCTGGTTTTTCCCCCTCGCCCTCATCGCGGGCGGCCTGTTGGCGGCCGGCGTCGGATTCCTGGTGGGTGTGCCGTCGCTCCGCCTGCGCGGTGACTATCTGGCGATCGTGACGCTCGGCTTCGGTGAGATCATCCGCGTCATCGCGCAGAACACCCAGGCGGTGGGCGCGGCGAGCGGCCTGAAAGGCATCCCGAAACTCACCACCCTCGGCTGGACCTTCGGTCTGGCGGCGGTGACCATCTATGCCGTCACCGCCTTGGTGAACTCCACCTACGGCCGGGGCTTCGTCGCGGTCTGCGATGACGAGATCGCCGCCGAGTCGAACGGGGTGAACACGACCCGGACAAAGGTCACCGCGTTCGTCACCGGTGCCTTTTTCGCCGGTATCGCGGGTGGCCTCTACGCCCACCACAAGCAGTTCCTTTCCCCGGTCGGCTTCGGCTGGCTGAAATCCATCGACATCGTGGTCATGGTCATCCTCGGCGGTGCGCTGGGGGAATTGATTGAAGGAAGCCTGAGGATCTTCTGCGGACGCGTGCCGCTCAAGGGACTGTGGGCCACCCTCGGCATTGTTTCCTCCGCGACCCTGCTCACCTGGTTGCCGGAACTGCTCCGGGAGTTTTCCGAGTACCGGATGATCGTGTATGCGCTGCTCATCATCCTGCTCATGCTCCTGAGCCCGGCGTGGCTTTTCTCCCGCATCAAACTCCGCCGCGAAGCGAAACTTTCATGA
- a CDS encoding ATP-dependent helicase, whose protein sequence is MARQYSLHRPGATPASGINYQAALNAEQYEAVSSPPGKALVIAGAGSGKTRTLTYRVAWLLDHGIDSRQVLLLTFTNKAAREMTERVRELVPHDTSDLWAGTFHSIGNRILRRHAEEIGFTRAFSILDRDDQKSLLAAAVAACEIDTKSRRFPKADVLASIYSLIENTGASLEDVIGERYPYFYDWLDEIRKVGEIYTDKKRDTNSMDFDDLLTQTVRLLEEDADVLAIYRKRFRHILVDEYQDTNSVQGRMIDLLVGESNSLMAVGDDAQSIYSWRGADMDHILGFPQRYPGSRVFTIETNYRSVPEILDLSNAAIRANTARYEKDLRSSRDAIGAKPALVPLEDPNTQAAFVAQRILELRDEGIELEEMAVLYRAHFQSMEVQMELTRRGIPFGITSGLRFFEQAHIKDIAAFLRFVTNRRDEVSFKRMAMLLPGIGGGAAEKLWQEWLRTGFAKNPEPPPKWSDILLKFKAPKKSLKHWEQLCYTLDELTPGGTFARPSEMIFSVLEGVYDEFLKANFDNYDNRRSDIEQLSQYGATFDDILDFLAQLSLMSAVDGDPSGDKSARDDEKVTLSSIHQAKGLEWKVVFLIWLTDGQFPNGRILEADDEPALEEERRLFYVALTRAKDDLYLSYPMMNPKSYTGDIITRPSRFLDDFPGDMVEEWVVGRDTGWGDEPF, encoded by the coding sequence ATGGCCCGCCAGTATTCCCTTCACCGCCCCGGAGCCACTCCCGCGTCCGGCATCAACTACCAGGCGGCGCTGAATGCGGAGCAGTATGAAGCGGTTTCTTCCCCGCCGGGGAAGGCGCTGGTCATCGCCGGGGCGGGATCCGGAAAAACCCGCACGCTCACCTACCGGGTGGCATGGCTGCTGGACCACGGCATCGACTCCAGGCAGGTGTTGCTGCTGACGTTCACGAACAAGGCGGCGCGGGAAATGACGGAGCGTGTGCGGGAACTGGTGCCGCACGACACGTCCGACTTGTGGGCCGGGACGTTCCACTCCATCGGCAATCGCATCCTGCGCCGTCATGCGGAGGAGATCGGCTTCACCCGCGCCTTTTCCATCCTCGACCGGGATGACCAGAAATCCCTGCTCGCCGCCGCGGTGGCGGCGTGCGAGATCGACACCAAGAGCCGTCGTTTCCCGAAAGCGGATGTGCTGGCGTCCATCTACAGCCTCATCGAGAACACCGGGGCCTCCCTGGAGGATGTCATCGGTGAAAGGTATCCGTACTTCTACGACTGGCTCGATGAGATCCGCAAGGTGGGGGAAATCTACACGGACAAGAAACGCGACACGAACTCCATGGACTTCGACGATCTGCTGACGCAGACAGTCCGGTTGCTGGAGGAGGATGCGGACGTGCTGGCGATCTATCGGAAACGCTTCCGGCACATCCTGGTGGACGAGTATCAGGACACGAACTCCGTGCAGGGCCGCATGATCGATCTGCTGGTGGGGGAGTCCAACAGCCTGATGGCGGTGGGGGATGACGCGCAGTCGATCTACTCCTGGCGCGGTGCGGACATGGACCACATCCTGGGATTTCCCCAACGCTACCCCGGGTCCCGGGTCTTCACCATCGAGACGAACTACCGGAGCGTGCCGGAGATCCTCGATCTGTCCAACGCGGCGATCCGCGCGAACACGGCGAGGTATGAGAAGGACCTGCGTTCGTCCCGAGATGCCATCGGCGCGAAGCCGGCGCTGGTGCCGCTGGAGGATCCCAACACGCAGGCGGCGTTCGTCGCGCAGCGCATCCTGGAACTGCGGGACGAGGGAATCGAACTGGAGGAGATGGCGGTGCTCTACCGCGCTCATTTCCAGAGCATGGAGGTGCAGATGGAGCTGACCCGGCGCGGCATCCCGTTCGGCATCACCAGCGGGCTGCGGTTCTTCGAACAGGCGCATATCAAGGATATTGCCGCGTTCCTACGGTTCGTCACCAACCGGCGGGACGAGGTGAGCTTCAAGCGGATGGCCATGCTGCTGCCGGGCATCGGCGGTGGGGCTGCGGAAAAGCTGTGGCAGGAATGGCTCAGGACCGGCTTTGCGAAAAACCCGGAACCACCGCCGAAATGGTCCGATATCCTCCTGAAGTTCAAGGCTCCGAAAAAGTCCCTCAAACACTGGGAGCAGCTCTGCTACACGCTGGACGAACTCACCCCCGGAGGAACTTTCGCCCGTCCCTCGGAGATGATCTTCAGCGTGCTGGAGGGCGTCTATGACGAGTTCCTCAAGGCGAACTTCGACAACTACGACAATCGCCGCAGCGACATCGAGCAGCTTTCCCAGTATGGGGCGACCTTCGATGATATCCTCGATTTCCTCGCACAGCTCTCCTTGATGAGTGCGGTGGACGGGGATCCCTCCGGGGATAAATCCGCGCGGGATGATGAGAAGGTGACACTCTCTTCCATCCACCAGGCGAAGGGGCTCGAATGGAAGGTGGTCTTCCTCATCTGGCTCACCGACGGCCAGTTTCCGAACGGCCGCATCCTGGAGGCGGACGATGAACCGGCGTTGGAAGAGGAGAGGCGGCTGTTCTACGTGGCCCTCACCCGGGCGAAGGACGATCTTTACCTGAGTTACCCCATGATGAACCCGAAGTCCTACACCGGCGACATCATCACCCGCCCGTCGCGCTTCCTCGATGACTTCCCCGGAGACATGGTTGAGGAGTGGGTGGTGGGGCGTGACACCGGTTGGGGGGACGAGCCGTTCTGA
- a CDS encoding ABC transporter ATP-binding protein → MLEVENLHVSYGAIKALHGVSLKVEKGSIVTLIGANGAGKSTTLRALSGLVKPAAGSIRYDGHEISRLPANKVVADGLCHVPEGRMIFSNLTVAENLKMGAYLQRDKKWIAEQTDYVFGLFPRLKERASQAAGTLSGGEQQMLAIGRALLSKPKFLMLDEPSLGIAPLLVKTIFERIVEINREQGLTILLVEQNANLALDVSSYGYVLETGKILLEGPSAELKANPQVQEAYLGA, encoded by the coding sequence ATGCTTGAGGTCGAAAATCTGCACGTTTCCTACGGTGCCATCAAGGCCCTCCACGGCGTGAGCCTGAAGGTGGAGAAGGGTAGCATCGTCACGCTGATCGGTGCGAATGGTGCCGGGAAGTCCACGACCCTGCGCGCCCTCTCCGGTCTGGTGAAACCCGCTGCGGGCAGCATCCGTTATGATGGCCATGAGATTTCCCGTCTGCCGGCGAACAAAGTGGTGGCGGATGGCCTCTGCCATGTTCCGGAGGGACGGATGATTTTCTCGAACCTCACGGTGGCGGAGAACCTGAAGATGGGGGCCTATCTCCAGCGGGACAAGAAGTGGATCGCGGAGCAGACGGACTACGTCTTCGGACTGTTCCCGCGCCTGAAGGAGCGAGCATCCCAGGCGGCCGGCACCTTGTCCGGTGGGGAGCAGCAGATGCTGGCCATCGGCCGGGCGCTGCTTTCCAAACCGAAGTTCCTCATGCTGGACGAGCCGTCCCTTGGCATCGCCCCGCTGCTGGTGAAGACCATTTTCGAGCGGATCGTGGAGATCAACCGCGAGCAGGGCCTGACCATCCTCCTTGTGGAGCAGAACGCGAACCTCGCGCTGGATGTGTCCTCATATGGCTACGTGCTGGAAACCGGAAAGATTCTCCTCGAAGGACCGAGCGCGGAACTGAAGGCGAATCCCCAGGTGCAGGAAGCCTATCTTGGGGCCTGA
- a CDS encoding YdcF family protein, whose amino-acid sequence MTKPRRFRWLVKSAAVVVAVVIVWLIWLGISIHRFGSEDQARPSDCIIVLGAAVHGDVPSPVFLQRLRHGVDLQHRGMARKIIFTGARAEGDSHSESGMGEFFARSMGIPADNILIEERSTTTLGNLVEAAALMKEHRLESAIIVSDPDHMKRAMRMARDLGIRAYSSPTPTSRYQSWKTRLPFLLREMYFFHHYLVTGD is encoded by the coding sequence ATGACGAAGCCGCGCCGCTTCCGTTGGCTCGTAAAATCCGCCGCCGTGGTGGTCGCGGTGGTTATCGTCTGGCTCATATGGCTGGGCATCTCCATCCACCGCTTCGGTTCGGAGGACCAGGCGCGCCCGTCCGATTGCATCATCGTGCTGGGTGCCGCAGTTCACGGGGATGTGCCCTCGCCGGTCTTTCTTCAACGGCTGCGCCACGGGGTGGATCTCCAGCACAGGGGCATGGCGCGGAAGATCATTTTCACCGGAGCCCGTGCGGAGGGAGACAGCCATTCGGAAAGCGGGATGGGCGAATTCTTCGCCCGCAGCATGGGCATCCCCGCGGACAACATCCTGATCGAGGAACGCTCTACTACCACGCTTGGCAATCTGGTGGAGGCAGCCGCATTGATGAAGGAACACCGCCTGGAATCCGCCATCATCGTCAGCGATCCCGACCACATGAAGCGGGCGATGAGGATGGCGCGGGATCTCGGCATCCGTGCGTATTCCTCCCCCACCCCGACATCCCGCTACCAGTCATGGAAAACGCGGCTGCCTTTCCTGCTGCGGGAGATGTATTTCTTCCACCACTATCTGGTGACAGGCGATTGA